In the genome of Kallotenue papyrolyticum, the window GTTGGGTTTTGAAGAAGCCGCCGTGTCCATACACGCGCTCGACACGCACATGCTCGCGCTCGAAGAGGATCTCGCAGCCGATGCGCAGGGCGCCCAGCGCGGCGAACAGGTGTGCGCGCATGAAGTTGGCCAGGGTCAAGCGACTGTCGGGCGTGCGCACAAACAGCGGTCGGCCCTGCTCCATATGCGTGATGTGCTCGCCCGAGTGGTAGTTGTAGGCCAGCAGCCCACCGGCATCGGCATCACCGGCCAGGGCCTGCGTGTACAGCCGCTCGAAGAGCTGCGCCTCATCGATCGGCGCGTTGATCAGGCGCGCGAACTCCCCAAACAGCCCCACCCAGGCGTTGAGGTCGGAAGTGCAGTTGTTGCTGTGCACCATCGCTACCGGTACACCACTGGGAGTGGTGACGATGTCAATTTCGGGATAGACCTGCGCCAGCGGCCGCTCCAGCACGATCATGGCGAAGACCGAGGTCCCGGCGGAGACATTGCCGGTGCGCGGCGCTACGCTGTTGGTTGCCACCATGCCGGTGCCGGCGTCGCCCTCCGGCGGACAGAGCGGAATGCCCGGCTGCAACTGGCCGGAGGGATCGAGCAGCCGCGCGCCGGCCTCGCTGAGCACCCCAGCGGGCTGACCTGCCGGCAGCGCTGCGGGCAGGATCTGCTCCAGCCGCCAGGGGAGCTGCGCAGCCTGCAGCTCGGCGTTGAACAGCGCCAGCATGCGTTGATCGTACTGGTTGGTGGCGCTGTCGATGGGAAACATGCCCGAGGCATCGCCGATGCCCAGCACGCGCTCGCCCGTCAGTTGCCAGTGCACGTAGCCGGCCAGCGTGGTCAGAAAGTCGATCTGCCTGACGTGCGCTTCGCCGTTACGCATGGCCTGATAGAGGTGAGCGATGCTCCAACGCTGCGGAATATTGAACTGAAACAGGTCGCTCAGCGCCTGCGCCGCCTGGGCGGTGATGGTGTTGCGCCAGGTGCGAAAGGGAACCAGCAGCTCACCGGCGGCATCAAAGGCCAGGTAGCCATGCATCATAGCGCTGATCCCGATCGCGCCCAGGGTGCGGATTGGGACGTTGTAGCGCCGGCGCACCTCGTCGCTCAAAGCGCGGTAGCTGGCCTGCAGGCCGGACCAGACATCCGACAGATGGTAGGTCCAGACGCCGTGTTCGTAGCGATTCTCCCACGCATAACTGCCACTAGCGATGGGCTGATGCTGGCGGTCGATCAACACGGCCTTGATGCGGGTCGAGCCCAGCTCGATGCCCAGCACCGCCTGACCGCTCTCGATCACCTGTCGCGGATCATCGTGTTGCATGCCGAACTCCTGCACGGCGGCTTACGCGCCCGCCTTGTTTTTGTTGTACACATCGAAGAAGACAGCCAGCAGCAGCACAAGGCCCTTGATCGCCTGCTGCCAGTCGATGCCGATACCGACGATCGACATGCCGTTGTTCATCACGCCCATGACGAAGGCGCCGATCACCGCGCCGAGGACCGTGCCAATGCCACCGGTCGCCGATGCGCCGCCGATGAAGTTGGCGGCAATCACATCGAGCTCAAACCCGTTGCCAGCTTTGGGCGTGGCCGCGTTGAGGCGGGCAGCGAAGATCAGCCCGCCCAAGGCGGCGAGCACGCCCATGTTGACAAAGGTATAGAAGGTCAAGCGGGCCGTATTGACCCCAGAGAGACGCGCCGCCTTCTCGTTACCGCCCAGCGCGTAGATCCTGCGCCCGATCACCGTGCGCTTGGTAACAAAGCCATAAAACGCCACCAGAACACCAAGCGCGATCAAAACATTGGGCAAACCCTTATAGGAGGCGAGCAGATAACACAGCCACAGAATGGCCGCAACAATCGCCACATTTTTTAATACAAAGAGAGGAAATGGCGTCACATCGGATGAAAATCTAACTTGATTCCTCCGATCACGCACACCAGTATAGACCAAGGCAACCGAAAGGAGCACGCCGATCGCCATGGTTGTCATGTGTAGCCCACCGGCACCAAAAACGTCTGGAATAAAACCAGAACTCAAACGTTGAAAGGCTACCGGGAACGGACCGATCGACTGACCTTTAAGCAAGACCAGCGTCAGGCCACGGAAGACAAGCATACCGGCCAGAGTAACAATAAAGGCAGGGATCTTCATGTAGGCGATCCAAAAACCCTGTATGGCGCCAATCGCCGCCCCGCTGAGGAGACAAAGCAACACCGCGACGACGGGATGCACGTTGTACTGCACCATGAGCACTGCGGCAACAGCGCCGATAAACGCAGCCACCGAGCCTACTGATAGATCGATATGGCCGGCCACAATCACCAACAACATGCCCAAGGCCATCACTACGATGTAGCTATTTTGGAGAATCAGGTTGGTGATGTTGAGTGGCTGCAGCAACGTACCATTGGTTGCAATCTGAAAGAAGAGCGTGATAGCGATCAGCGCGATCAGCATTCCCTCCTGCCGCAGGTGATCTCTGACGAAGCTGGCAATTGTTTTGGGACTGAATGTGGCCTGGCGTTTGACATCACTCTGATAGGTACTCATACCAGGTGCTCCTCCTGTTGCATGATGCAGGTCATGATTGCCTCTTGTGACGCAGCGGATGCCGGCATTTCGCCAACTATTCTGCCTTGATTCATGACGTATATACGATCGCATATGCCGAGGATTTCTGGTAGTTCCGAAGAAATAACAATGACTCCTTTGCCTTCACGAGCCATACGATTGATGATGGTGTAGATCTCATACTTCGCCCCCACATCAATCCCTCTCGTCGGCTCATCGAGAATAAGAATATCTGGATCGGCAAAGAGCCATTTACTGAGCACCACTTTCTGCTGATTGCCTCTAGAAAGATTGACGGTCTGCTGCAGAACGCTTGAGCACTTGATATTGAGGCTTTTTCGATACTGATCAGCAACCAAAAACTCCTTTCTTTGATCAACAACCATCTTCCGAGAAACGTTCGAAAGCCTCGACAAGGTAATATTATCCTTCACATCCTCGATAAGCACCAATCCGTAGGATTTACGGTCTTCAGTAACATAGGCAATCCCATGATGAATAGCTTTCTGTATCGTACTAACGTCTATCTCTTTTCCATACTTATAGACCGTTCCAGAAATATTTCTTCCATACGATCGACCGAAGATACTCATGGCTAGCTCGGTCCTACCAGAACCTATCAGGCCGGCAATCCCGACGACTTCACCACGGCGCACATATAAGCTAACGTTATCGACCACCTTACGATCAGGATGCAGGGGATGATAGACGGTCCAGTCGCGAACCTCGAAAATTTTTTCACCAATCTGCGCATCCTTTGGAGGGAAGCGGTGGTTAAGATCACGGCCAACCATGCCGCGAATAATTCTCTCTTCAGAGATAGGTTCTTTATGACAATCTATCGTTTCTATAGTAGAACCGTCTCGTAGAATGGTAATTGAATCGGCGACCTTGGAGACTTCATTGAGTTTGTGAGAAATCAGAATTGAAGCGATGCCCTGCTCTTTAAGCTGGAGCAACAAGTTGAGCAGAGCCTGACTATCAGTTTCGTTGAGCGTAGCAGTCGGTTCGTCCAAAATCAACAGCTTGACGCGCTTGGCCAAGGCTTTAGCAATCTCGACCAATTGCTGCTTCCCAACGCCAAGGTTTTCAACCAACGTAGTAGGAGATTCGTGCAATCCAACCCGATTCAGAAGCTCTTTCGTTCTATTGATAGCCTCATTCCAGTTGATAACACCATTCCTTGCAACTTCGTGACCAAGAAAAATATTCTCAGCAATAGACAGCATAGGCACAAGGGCCAGCTCTTGATGGATAATGACGATGCCGAGGCGTTCACTATCATTGATATCCCGAAATCGACATTCTCTTCCCTGAAAATATATTTCCCCCTCATAGGATCCATGAGGATAGACACCACTCAAGACCTTCATTAATGTTGATTTACCGGCACCATTCTCGCCAACTAGCGCGTGTATTTCACCTTCACGCACGCTGAAATTAACATTATTGAGAGCCTTGACCCCTGGAAAGGCCTTAGTGATATTGCGCATTTCAAGCAGTACGTCCGCCATACACCTACCTCGCTTGGTTGGAAGACACCATCGGTTGCGATGCTCTGTGTGAGAGCACTACGCTTCTCACACAGAGCATGCAGCGCGCCGGCTTTACTGGGTAATCTGCTCCTTGGTGTAGTACCCGCTCTCGACCAGGACCTTCTCCCAGTTGTTCTTATCAACACTCACCGGGACCAACAACTGCGAAGGCACGACCTTAACGCCGTTGTCGTAGGTCTTGGTGTCGTTGATAGGAACTTCCTTGCCATTCAGTGCAGCATCGACCATCTGAACGGTTACTTTCGCCAGCTCACGCGTATCCTTGAAGACCGTCTGGGATTGTTCGCCGGCGAGAATGGCTTTGATGGAGGGAATTTCGGCGTCCTGCCCGGTGATAACCGGCATTGGTTGATCGGGCGTACCATAACCGACGCCTTTGAGCGAGGAGATGATGCCGATGCTAATGCCATCGTATGGCGACAGCACAGCGTCAAGGCGCTTATCGGTGTAGTAGGCGCTGAGCAAGTTGTCCATGCGCGCCTGCGCCGTCGCGCCATCCCAGCGCAGGGTTGCGACCTTATCAACGGAGGTTTGTCCGCTCTGCACCACCAACTGTCCCTTGTCGATGTAGGGCTGCAGAATGGACATGGCGCCGTTGAAGAAGAAGTAGGTGTTGTTGTCATCCGGCGAGCCGGCGAAGAGTTCGATGTTAAAGGGGCCTTTGCCCTCCTTCAGCCCCAGGGCTTGCTCAATGTACTGGGCCTGTAATACGCCGACTTGAAAGTTGTCGAAGGTCGCGTAGTAATCGACATTGGGAGTGTCACGAATCAGACGGTCGTATGCGATGACCAGGATGTTTTTATCCTTGGCCGTCTGCAACACCTCCGAGAGGGATTTGTTGTCGATTGCAGCGATGACAAGCGCATTAACACCCTTGGTAATCATGTTCTCGATCTGAGAAACCTGATTGGGCACGTCATCTTCAGCATACTGGAGGTCCGTGGCATAGCCGGCTTCAGTAAAGTACTTCACCATGTTCTCGCCATCGGCAATCCAGCGCGCGGAAGACTTGGTAGGCATGGCAATGCCGATCGTAAAGCGGTTGCCAGACACTGCCGCCGGGGAGGCCGCGCCAGTTTCGTTGCCTGAGGGCGAGGAGGTAGATGCTGGTGTCGCCGGTGCAGAGCTACAGCTGCTCAGAACCATGACGCCGATAAGCAGGGCAATAAGCGCCAGCAGCGAACGGGGGGCTTTCACGGTGTTCCTCCTGGAGCATCTGCTCCAATTGAGCAATACCCAACCTCTGAAAACAGGGAAGAAGCTGCGCGTCTAGCTACGCGCCTGCATGCCGACACGCTGTGACAACGATGCGGAGCAA includes:
- the mmsA gene encoding multiple monosaccharide ABC transporter ATP-binding protein encodes the protein MADVLLEMRNITKAFPGVKALNNVNFSVREGEIHALVGENGAGKSTLMKVLSGVYPHGSYEGEIYFQGRECRFRDINDSERLGIVIIHQELALVPMLSIAENIFLGHEVARNGVINWNEAINRTKELLNRVGLHESPTTLVENLGVGKQQLVEIAKALAKRVKLLILDEPTATLNETDSQALLNLLLQLKEQGIASILISHKLNEVSKVADSITILRDGSTIETIDCHKEPISEERIIRGMVGRDLNHRFPPKDAQIGEKIFEVRDWTVYHPLHPDRKVVDNVSLYVRRGEVVGIAGLIGSGRTELAMSIFGRSYGRNISGTVYKYGKEIDVSTIQKAIHHGIAYVTEDRKSYGLVLIEDVKDNITLSRLSNVSRKMVVDQRKEFLVADQYRKSLNIKCSSVLQQTVNLSRGNQQKVVLSKWLFADPDILILDEPTRGIDVGAKYEIYTIINRMAREGKGVIVISSELPEILGICDRIYVMNQGRIVGEMPASAASQEAIMTCIMQQEEHLV
- the mmsB gene encoding multiple monosaccharide ABC transporter permease; translated protein: MSTYQSDVKRQATFSPKTIASFVRDHLRQEGMLIALIAITLFFQIATNGTLLQPLNITNLILQNSYIVVMALGMLLVIVAGHIDLSVGSVAAFIGAVAAVLMVQYNVHPVVAVLLCLLSGAAIGAIQGFWIAYMKIPAFIVTLAGMLVFRGLTLVLLKGQSIGPFPVAFQRLSSGFIPDVFGAGGLHMTTMAIGVLLSVALVYTGVRDRRNQVRFSSDVTPFPLFVLKNVAIVAAILWLCYLLASYKGLPNVLIALGVLVAFYGFVTKRTVIGRRIYALGGNEKAARLSGVNTARLTFYTFVNMGVLAALGGLIFAARLNAATPKAGNGFELDVIAANFIGGASATGGIGTVLGAVIGAFVMGVMNNGMSIVGIGIDWQQAIKGLVLLLAVFFDVYNKNKAGA
- a CDS encoding xylulokinase yields the protein MQHDDPRQVIESGQAVLGIELGSTRIKAVLIDRQHQPIASGSYAWENRYEHGVWTYHLSDVWSGLQASYRALSDEVRRRYNVPIRTLGAIGISAMMHGYLAFDAAGELLVPFRTWRNTITAQAAQALSDLFQFNIPQRWSIAHLYQAMRNGEAHVRQIDFLTTLAGYVHWQLTGERVLGIGDASGMFPIDSATNQYDQRMLALFNAELQAAQLPWRLEQILPAALPAGQPAGVLSEAGARLLDPSGQLQPGIPLCPPEGDAGTGMVATNSVAPRTGNVSAGTSVFAMIVLERPLAQVYPEIDIVTTPSGVPVAMVHSNNCTSDLNAWVGLFGEFARLINAPIDEAQLFERLYTQALAGDADAGGLLAYNYHSGEHITHMEQGRPLFVRTPDSRLTLANFMRAHLFAALGALRIGCEILFEREHVRVERVYGHGGFFKTQQVGQRIMAAALRVPIAVLETAGEGGAWGSALLAAYLLHKDAHESLEHYLANRVFAAYQATTLAPDPRDVQGFAAFMQRYKRGLVIERTAIDALPTAS
- the chvE gene encoding multiple monosaccharide ABC transporter substrate-binding protein, whose amino-acid sequence is MVLSSCSSAPATPASTSSPSGNETGAASPAAVSGNRFTIGIAMPTKSSARWIADGENMVKYFTEAGYATDLQYAEDDVPNQVSQIENMITKGVNALVIAAIDNKSLSEVLQTAKDKNILVIAYDRLIRDTPNVDYYATFDNFQVGVLQAQYIEQALGLKEGKGPFNIELFAGSPDDNNTYFFFNGAMSILQPYIDKGQLVVQSGQTSVDKVATLRWDGATAQARMDNLLSAYYTDKRLDAVLSPYDGISIGIISSLKGVGYGTPDQPMPVITGQDAEIPSIKAILAGEQSQTVFKDTRELAKVTVQMVDAALNGKEVPINDTKTYDNGVKVVPSQLLVPVSVDKNNWEKVLVESGYYTKEQITQ